A single genomic interval of Antechinus flavipes isolate AdamAnt ecotype Samford, QLD, Australia chromosome 1, AdamAnt_v2, whole genome shotgun sequence harbors:
- the LOC127545675 gene encoding coiled-coil domain-containing protein 157-like has protein sequence MSIGLTVRKYWTSMLKLGELYRQSLPQKKTKPEVSPLLPKHGEPSRTHRFPSKLEASRGGKHKTPETPTPPASCSGTPVPPMPCRSRDASSPRPPGPANPPRTSRSVHSQTVESALIPCDACGSVQRSLWEVSRALVGLCASQNLPSSLDKFQHLLQGTMGQQLMSVTDLSYWASEQSKDLARISKHLAALMQAVGPLRTQLAEAERLRRELEQQLQERGRELQEERAEQRRQRASLQQEQERAQAQLGAEKQALLTETSLLKKNVATLTEDLKQYQDIIKDLEAKKQEMLEDMSHMVKKSEVAQLEARVQLLTGRLENASQQFGWASTELDKEKAKVDSMIRHQESLQAKQRALLQQLDSLDQEREELRASLEEAETQQASLEGQLQAARSDREHAEVQLKAHQELLQSLQQEKQGLERTAEELQVTVSKLDQAVQELKERERLLVAFPDLHVPSEAQFESSGNVAEDMRRQVQANDVRIRILEEENGRLRATLAKLKEAAEQGDLRLVPEAQLWSSPSQGPQPAAVSHPRKPSPSASAGRRDRPTSSRPSSEGSLCRPPRAPTARPNAPPAPRSPRSPLSVTGSSKASGSNMVYMELRGKGSGKRHLSSSAYLLR, from the exons aaaaagacaaagcCGGAGGTCTCCCCGCTCCTCCCCAAGCACGGCGAGCCCTCCAGGACCCACCGCTTCCCCTCCAAGCTTGAGGCCTCCAGAGGGGGCAAGCACAAGACCCCCGAGACCCCGACGCCCCCGGCCTCCTGCTCTGGGACACCGGTCCCCCCCATGCCCTGTCGATCTCGGGATGCCAGCTCCCCCAGGCCCCCGGGGCCCGCCAACCCCCCCAGGACCAGCCGTAGCGTCCATAGCCAGACCGTGGAATCGGCCTTGATCCCCTGCGACGCCTGCGGCAGCGTCCAGCGGAGCCTGTGGGAGGTCAGCAGGGCCCTCGTGGGGCTGTGCGCCAGCCAGAACCTGCCCTCCTCCCTGGACAAGTTCCAGCACCTGCTGCAGGGGACCATGGGCCAGCAGCTCATGTCGGTCACGGACCTGAGCTACTGGGCGTCCGAGCAGAGCAAGGACCTGGCCCGCATCAGCAAGCACCTGGCGGCCCTCATGCAGGCCGTGGGGCCCCTGCGGACGCAGCTGGCCGAGGCCGAGCGGCTGCGGCGGGAGCTGGAGCAGCAGCTGCAGGAGCGGGGCCGCGAGCTGCAGGAGGAGCGGGCCGAGCAGCGGCGGCAGCGGGCCAGCCTGCAGCAGGAGCAAGAGCGGGCGCAAGCCCAGCTGGGGGCCGAGAAGCAGGCCCTGCTCACAG AAACGAGCCTCCTGAAGAAGAACGTGGCCACCCTGACCGAGGATCTGAAGCAGTACCAGGACATCATTAAGGATCTGG AGGCCAAGAAACAGGAGATGCTGGAGGACATGAGCCACATGGTGAAAAAGAGCGAGGTCGCCCAGCTGGAGGCCCGCGTGCAGCTGCTGACCGGGCGCCTGGAGAACGCCAGCCAGCAGTTCGGCTGGGCCAGCACCGAGCTGGACAAGGAGAAGGCCAAAGTGGACAGCATGATCCGGCACCAGGAG TCCCTGCAGGCCAAGCAGAGGGCCCTGCTGCAGCAGCTGGACAGCCTGGACCAAGAGCGCGAGGAGCTGCGCGCCAGCCTGGAGGAGGCCGAGACGCAGCAAGCGAGCCTCGAGGGCCAGCTGCAGGCCGCCCGCAGCGACAGGGAGCACGCCGAGGTCCAGCTCAAGGCCCATCAG GAGCTGCTGCAGAGCCTCCAGCAGGAGAAGCAGGGCCTGGAACGGACGGCGGAGGAGCTGCAGGTGACCGTGAGCAAGCTGGACCAGGCCGTGCAGGAGCTGAAGGAGCGCGAGCGGCTGCTGGTGGCCTTCCCCGACCTCCACGTCCCCAGCGAGGCCCAGTTTGAGA GCTCCGGGAACGTGGCCGAGGACATGAGGAGGCAGGTGCAGGCCAACGACGTCCGCATCCGCATCCTGGAGGAGGAGAACGGGCGGCTCCGGGCCACGCTGGCCAAGCTCAAGGAGGCGGCCGAGCAGGGAGACCTGCGG CTCGTCCCAGAGGCCCAGCTCTGGTCTTCACCCTCTCAAGGGCCGCAGCCAGCGGCCGTCAGCCATCCCCGAAAGCCTTCTCCGAG CGCCTCCGCCGGCCGCCGGGACCGCCCCACCAGCAGCCGCCCCAGCAGCGAGGGCAGCCTCTGCCGCCCGCCCCGGGCCCCGACCGCCCGGCCCAACGCCCCCCCGGCCCCGAGGTCGCCCCGCTCCCCCCTGAGCGTCACGGGCTCGTCCAAGGCTTCGGGCAGCAACATGGTCTACATGGAGCTCCGGGGCAAGGGCAGCGGGAAGCGCCACCTGTCCAGCTCCGCGTACCTGCTGAGGTAG
- the RNF215 gene encoding RING finger protein 215 isoform X3, with translation MAGPALLRPGPPPPPPPPLLLLLSALLPLGLGLGPGGPACGARVDVRLRRPQASYTLQGALLGGPPRLAPPPGAGLQGRLVLVGDKEPQLQADDDWIGVVPVGEEQGEAPGAGSEESFTSAVVSKVMMKRALVLGASALLILALNQNAVRELDVSQVLSKPVIVVQMSDNVTKLLSALLGGLQATAKITSQAVLLENVGLTLTLWSSCGLSRGGLYGEWQGVICPGESGSRVQLDLRQHILRTLSALKTRRYHPGRPPRAHVPDIQTCAICLDPFHRNQCLRVLPCLHEFHRECVDPWLLLQQTCPLCKHNILGSSWADS, from the exons ATGGCGGGCCCCGCGCTCCTGAGGCccgggccgccgccgccgccgcctccgccgctgctgctgctgctgtcggCGCTGCTGCCCCTCGGCCTGGGCCTGGGCCCGGGCGGCCCCGCGTGCGGGGCGCGGGTGGACGTGCGGCTGCGGCGGCCGCAGGCCAGCTACACTCTGCAGGGCGCCCTGCTGGGCGGGCCCCCGCGCCTCGCGCCGCCGCCCGGAGCCGGACTGCAGGGCCGCCTGGTGCTG GTGGGGGACAAGGAGCCCCAGCTTCAGGCCGACGATGACTGGATCGGAGTGGTCCCCGTGGGCGAGGAGCAGGGGGAGGCCCCAGGAGCCGGCTCTGAGGAGTCCTTCACCTCCGCGGTGGTCAGCAAGGTGATG ATGAAGCGCGCTCTGGTCCTGGGAGCCTCGGCCCTGCTCATCCTGGCCCTGAACCAGAATGCCGTCCGAGAG CTGGATGTGTCCCAGGTCCTCTCCAAGCCGGTCATCGTGGTCCAGATGTCCGACAACGTCACTAAGCTCCTGAGCGCCCTGCTGGG GGGCCTGCAGGCCACGGCCAAGATCACCTCTCAGGCCGTGCTGCTGGAGAACGTGGGCCTGACGCTGACGCTGTGGTCCAGCTGCGGCCTGTCGCGGGGCGGGCTCTACGGGGAGTGGCAGGGCGTGATCTGCCCCGGAGAGAGCGGCTCCCGAGTCCAG CTGGACCTCAGGCAGCACATCCTGCGAACGCTCTCGGCCCTAAAAACGCGGCGCTACCACCCGGGCCGCCCGCCCCGGGCCCACGTGCCCGACATCCAGACCTGCGCCATCTGCCTGGACCCGTTCCACAGAAACCAG TGTCTGAGGGTCCTGCCCTGCCTCCATGAGTTTCACCGGGAATGTGTGGACCCCTGGCTGCTCCTCCAGCAGACCTGCCCCCTCTGCAAGCACAACATCCTGG GGAGCTCTTGGGCCGACAGCTAG
- the RNF215 gene encoding RING finger protein 215 isoform X4, whose amino-acid sequence MAGPALLRPGPPPPPPPPLLLLLSALLPLGLGLGPGGPACGARVDVRLRRPQASYTLQGALLGGPPRLAPPPGAGLQGRLVLVGDKEPQLQADDDWIGVVPVGEEQGEAPGAGSEESFTSAVVSKVMMKRALVLGASALLILALNQNAVRELDVSQVLSKPVIVVQMSDNVTKLLSALLGGLQATAKITSQAVLLENVGLTLTLWSSCGLSRGGLYGEWQGVICPGESGSRVQKYLQKLWNTILLVALLLCTGLIIQARRQAQRGPAEPEPQCLRVLPCLHEFHRECVDPWLLLQQTCPLCKHNILGSSWADS is encoded by the exons ATGGCGGGCCCCGCGCTCCTGAGGCccgggccgccgccgccgccgcctccgccgctgctgctgctgctgtcggCGCTGCTGCCCCTCGGCCTGGGCCTGGGCCCGGGCGGCCCCGCGTGCGGGGCGCGGGTGGACGTGCGGCTGCGGCGGCCGCAGGCCAGCTACACTCTGCAGGGCGCCCTGCTGGGCGGGCCCCCGCGCCTCGCGCCGCCGCCCGGAGCCGGACTGCAGGGCCGCCTGGTGCTG GTGGGGGACAAGGAGCCCCAGCTTCAGGCCGACGATGACTGGATCGGAGTGGTCCCCGTGGGCGAGGAGCAGGGGGAGGCCCCAGGAGCCGGCTCTGAGGAGTCCTTCACCTCCGCGGTGGTCAGCAAGGTGATG ATGAAGCGCGCTCTGGTCCTGGGAGCCTCGGCCCTGCTCATCCTGGCCCTGAACCAGAATGCCGTCCGAGAG CTGGATGTGTCCCAGGTCCTCTCCAAGCCGGTCATCGTGGTCCAGATGTCCGACAACGTCACTAAGCTCCTGAGCGCCCTGCTGGG GGGCCTGCAGGCCACGGCCAAGATCACCTCTCAGGCCGTGCTGCTGGAGAACGTGGGCCTGACGCTGACGCTGTGGTCCAGCTGCGGCCTGTCGCGGGGCGGGCTCTACGGGGAGTGGCAGGGCGTGATCTGCCCCGGAGAGAGCGGCTCCCGAGTCCAG AAGTACCTGCAGAAGCTGTGGAACACCATCCTGCTGGTGGCCTTGCTCCTGTGCACGGGGCTCATCATCCAGGCCCGGAGGCAGGCCCAGCGGGGCCCGGCGGAGCCCGAGCCCCAG TGTCTGAGGGTCCTGCCCTGCCTCCATGAGTTTCACCGGGAATGTGTGGACCCCTGGCTGCTCCTCCAGCAGACCTGCCCCCTCTGCAAGCACAACATCCTGG GGAGCTCTTGGGCCGACAGCTAG
- the RNF215 gene encoding RING finger protein 215 isoform X1 — translation MAGPALLRPGPPPPPPPPLLLLLSALLPLGLGLGPGGPACGARVDVRLRRPQASYTLQGALLGGPPRLAPPPGAGLQGRLVLVGDKEPQLQADDDWIGVVPVGEEQGEAPGAGSEESFTSAVVSKVMMKRALVLGASALLILALNQNAVRELDVSQVLSKPVIVVQMSDNVTKLLSALLGGLQATAKITSQAVLLENVGLTLTLWSSCGLSRGGLYGEWQGVICPGESGSRVQKYLQKLWNTILLVALLLCTGLIIQARRQAQRGPAEPEPQLDLRQHILRTLSALKTRRYHPGRPPRAHVPDIQTCAICLDPFHRNQCLRVLPCLHEFHRECVDPWLLLQQTCPLCKHNILGSSWADS, via the exons ATGGCGGGCCCCGCGCTCCTGAGGCccgggccgccgccgccgccgcctccgccgctgctgctgctgctgtcggCGCTGCTGCCCCTCGGCCTGGGCCTGGGCCCGGGCGGCCCCGCGTGCGGGGCGCGGGTGGACGTGCGGCTGCGGCGGCCGCAGGCCAGCTACACTCTGCAGGGCGCCCTGCTGGGCGGGCCCCCGCGCCTCGCGCCGCCGCCCGGAGCCGGACTGCAGGGCCGCCTGGTGCTG GTGGGGGACAAGGAGCCCCAGCTTCAGGCCGACGATGACTGGATCGGAGTGGTCCCCGTGGGCGAGGAGCAGGGGGAGGCCCCAGGAGCCGGCTCTGAGGAGTCCTTCACCTCCGCGGTGGTCAGCAAGGTGATG ATGAAGCGCGCTCTGGTCCTGGGAGCCTCGGCCCTGCTCATCCTGGCCCTGAACCAGAATGCCGTCCGAGAG CTGGATGTGTCCCAGGTCCTCTCCAAGCCGGTCATCGTGGTCCAGATGTCCGACAACGTCACTAAGCTCCTGAGCGCCCTGCTGGG GGGCCTGCAGGCCACGGCCAAGATCACCTCTCAGGCCGTGCTGCTGGAGAACGTGGGCCTGACGCTGACGCTGTGGTCCAGCTGCGGCCTGTCGCGGGGCGGGCTCTACGGGGAGTGGCAGGGCGTGATCTGCCCCGGAGAGAGCGGCTCCCGAGTCCAG AAGTACCTGCAGAAGCTGTGGAACACCATCCTGCTGGTGGCCTTGCTCCTGTGCACGGGGCTCATCATCCAGGCCCGGAGGCAGGCCCAGCGGGGCCCGGCGGAGCCCGAGCCCCAG CTGGACCTCAGGCAGCACATCCTGCGAACGCTCTCGGCCCTAAAAACGCGGCGCTACCACCCGGGCCGCCCGCCCCGGGCCCACGTGCCCGACATCCAGACCTGCGCCATCTGCCTGGACCCGTTCCACAGAAACCAG TGTCTGAGGGTCCTGCCCTGCCTCCATGAGTTTCACCGGGAATGTGTGGACCCCTGGCTGCTCCTCCAGCAGACCTGCCCCCTCTGCAAGCACAACATCCTGG GGAGCTCTTGGGCCGACAGCTAG
- the RNF215 gene encoding RING finger protein 215 isoform X2 — protein sequence MAGPALLRPGPPPPPPPPLLLLLSALLPLGLGLGPGGPACGARVDVRLRRPQASYTLQGALLGGPPRLAPPPGAGLQGRLVLVGDKEPQLQADDDWIGVVPVGEEQGEAPGAGSEESFTSAVVSKMKRALVLGASALLILALNQNAVRELDVSQVLSKPVIVVQMSDNVTKLLSALLGGLQATAKITSQAVLLENVGLTLTLWSSCGLSRGGLYGEWQGVICPGESGSRVQKYLQKLWNTILLVALLLCTGLIIQARRQAQRGPAEPEPQLDLRQHILRTLSALKTRRYHPGRPPRAHVPDIQTCAICLDPFHRNQCLRVLPCLHEFHRECVDPWLLLQQTCPLCKHNILGSSWADS from the exons ATGGCGGGCCCCGCGCTCCTGAGGCccgggccgccgccgccgccgcctccgccgctgctgctgctgctgtcggCGCTGCTGCCCCTCGGCCTGGGCCTGGGCCCGGGCGGCCCCGCGTGCGGGGCGCGGGTGGACGTGCGGCTGCGGCGGCCGCAGGCCAGCTACACTCTGCAGGGCGCCCTGCTGGGCGGGCCCCCGCGCCTCGCGCCGCCGCCCGGAGCCGGACTGCAGGGCCGCCTGGTGCTG GTGGGGGACAAGGAGCCCCAGCTTCAGGCCGACGATGACTGGATCGGAGTGGTCCCCGTGGGCGAGGAGCAGGGGGAGGCCCCAGGAGCCGGCTCTGAGGAGTCCTTCACCTCCGCGGTGGTCAGCAAG ATGAAGCGCGCTCTGGTCCTGGGAGCCTCGGCCCTGCTCATCCTGGCCCTGAACCAGAATGCCGTCCGAGAG CTGGATGTGTCCCAGGTCCTCTCCAAGCCGGTCATCGTGGTCCAGATGTCCGACAACGTCACTAAGCTCCTGAGCGCCCTGCTGGG GGGCCTGCAGGCCACGGCCAAGATCACCTCTCAGGCCGTGCTGCTGGAGAACGTGGGCCTGACGCTGACGCTGTGGTCCAGCTGCGGCCTGTCGCGGGGCGGGCTCTACGGGGAGTGGCAGGGCGTGATCTGCCCCGGAGAGAGCGGCTCCCGAGTCCAG AAGTACCTGCAGAAGCTGTGGAACACCATCCTGCTGGTGGCCTTGCTCCTGTGCACGGGGCTCATCATCCAGGCCCGGAGGCAGGCCCAGCGGGGCCCGGCGGAGCCCGAGCCCCAG CTGGACCTCAGGCAGCACATCCTGCGAACGCTCTCGGCCCTAAAAACGCGGCGCTACCACCCGGGCCGCCCGCCCCGGGCCCACGTGCCCGACATCCAGACCTGCGCCATCTGCCTGGACCCGTTCCACAGAAACCAG TGTCTGAGGGTCCTGCCCTGCCTCCATGAGTTTCACCGGGAATGTGTGGACCCCTGGCTGCTCCTCCAGCAGACCTGCCCCCTCTGCAAGCACAACATCCTGG GGAGCTCTTGGGCCGACAGCTAG